ATAGAGGCAGCGATCCGACATCTCCATCTCCTTCTTGGGCGGAATCAAGTAAACCGAGTCCGCCTCCACCTCCACCTTGTCCTCCACCAGATGGATCGGCATGTCCGTGTGCCGCGAAAGCAGCTCGTCCATCACGCTCTTGAAATCGGGCGAGAGGTGCTGCACCACCACGAACGACAGCCCGGTACGCGAGGGCATTTCAGAGAAGAACTGAACAAGGGCTTCCAAGCCACCCGCCGACGCTCCAATTCCAACGATATATTCTGGTTTCATTCAAAAACGTTAATCAGGCCGCAACCGTATCTGTTTCTTAGATACATCAACAATTGCCGCAAAAAATCTACGAAGTCGCCTTGCCGACATGCAAGACCGCAGCCTTCAGTTCATCAATTTTGAAGGGTTTGCTCAGGAAGGCCGCATCCTTTTCCTGCACCCATTTCGGATCGAGCACACCTGCCCCGTAGCCGCTCATTACCACGATGCGCAGCCCTTCGCGCAAGTAGACCGCCCGGTTCGCAAGCTCGATCCCACCCAAGAGCGGCATGTTGATGTCGGTCAACAAAACGTCGCAAGGCTGAGTGATGTCTTCCAAGTACTCCAGCGCGTTCAGGCCGTTTTCCGCGCAGCGGACCTCGCAACCGCAAGCCTCCAGCAAGCGAGCGATGCTGAAGCGAATGATCGGCTCATCATCCACCACCAGCACCGTGGTCGATTTCCCGATCGCCTCCTCCGGCTTCGCCGCCTCGGGCGCCGCCACCGGCTCCTCCTTCACGGGCGCCTCCAGTTGCTCCACGTTCTCGAGAATAATGCGAAACTCGGAGCCGCGGCCCTCCTCGCTATCGAACTCGATCCAAGCGCCGTGCTCCCGCAGCAGGTTGCTCACCACCGACAAGCCCAGACCGCGACCCGCCTTGGTATCCTTGGTCGTGAAAAACGGCTCGAAAACCCTCAGCTGGTTCTCCGGCGAAATCCCGCATCCCTCGTCCCGCACGGAAATGCAAACGTGACGAGCCCCTTGGCGAGCGCGCGCCCGCTTCAGCTTGCTCGATTCCATCAAAACCGGGCGGATACGCACCCGCCCCCCATTGGGCATCGCGTCGCAGGCATTCGCCACCAAGCCCGCCAGCACCTTGCTCAAGCTGCGTTCGGATATGCTGATGAAAGCGGGTTCCATATCCAAGACGAGATCCACCGAGTGCTCCAGTCCCACGATCGACTCCAGGTAAGGTTCCCAAGACCTCAGGAAGGACACGACTTCCACGGTAGTCTCCTCCGTGTTCGCTTGCTCCTCTTTCCCGTAAAAAGTCATCAGCTGCCTCACTAGGTTCGATCCACGCTCGCAGGCCATCTGCAAGTCCTCGATGTGAGCCGCCCAAACCGGATCCACCGTGCTGAGCGTTTCCAGAAAGTCCGCCTTGGTGCGGGTCATGGCCAAGAGGTTGTTGAACTCGTGGGCGACTCCAAAACAAACCCGGGCCACCGTCTCGAGCTTCTCCCCATCCGCAGCCCTTCGCTCCATGTCCTTGCGCTCCGTGACGTCCATCACCGTAACCAAGCGGACCGCCCGGCCTCGCCATTCGGACTCCGTGGCCCGCACCTCAAGCAACTTGTCGGCTCCGCTCGCGACTCCAAAGGAAACCTCGCTCATTCCCGAACGAGGAACCGGCAGCAAGCTGGAGGTACCCTGCAAGTCCTTGCTCTCGTATTCAAAAATTTCACACGCTGCCTCGTTGCAGTGGACGATCCGGTTTGCCTCGTCCAAGACCAGCAGCCCGATCTGCTGCGTATCGAGCATGAAGTCCAGCTCCCGGGTCTTGTGTTCGAGCTCAGTCGTTCGAGCATGGCGCGCCACCGCGAAACGAATCGCCTTCTCCAGCTCCACCGAGTTGTAGCGCCCCTTGACCAGAAAGTCCTGGGCCCCCGACTTCAAGCAACTCAGCATCATCGCCTGGTCGTCGTTCCCCGTCAGCAAAACGATCGCCGCCGCGGGAAAGAGTTTCCGAGCCGCCTCCAAGGTCCGCGTCCCAAAGCTTGGCCCCAAGTCCAAGTCCAGTAAAACCACGTCGAAGCCACCGCCCACAGCCAAGGACTCGGCTGCCTCCAAGGACTCCGCCGTACGCAACTCTATGGGAAAGGAAAATTCCTTCACCCGCTCCGAAACCAGAAAACGATCATCGGAGCTATCGTCTACAAGCAAGACGCGGACGCGTTTGTCTAGAGCGGCAGAGAGGGACACGGCTTCAGCTTACAGTTTATCCGAGAATCGCAAACCCCTAAGTGAAATCTTATCTAATTCCTTAGAGGATTTGCATTTATGAGTAATTACACTCTATTGGTAGCCGAACTCTAATTCGCATGTTCGCGCGCGAACGCTAATGACGGATCCAACTCCATCCTCGAATCAACTAGAGCGAGCCTTGACCGTGCTCATCGTCGACGACAGCGAATCCGACGCGGAAATCGTCGCCTACACTCTGGAAAACAAGCAACTGCGCCGCAGCTACCGTACGCATCCGGCGAGAGACCTCGCCACCGCCCTG
This region of Pelagicoccus enzymogenes genomic DNA includes:
- a CDS encoding hybrid sensor histidine kinase/response regulator — translated: MSLSAALDKRVRVLLVDDSSDDRFLVSERVKEFSFPIELRTAESLEAAESLAVGGGFDVVLLDLDLGPSFGTRTLEAARKLFPAAAIVLLTGNDDQAMMLSCLKSGAQDFLVKGRYNSVELEKAIRFAVARHARTTELEHKTRELDFMLDTQQIGLLVLDEANRIVHCNEAACEIFEYESKDLQGTSSLLPVPRSGMSEVSFGVASGADKLLEVRATESEWRGRAVRLVTVMDVTERKDMERRAADGEKLETVARVCFGVAHEFNNLLAMTRTKADFLETLSTVDPVWAAHIEDLQMACERGSNLVRQLMTFYGKEEQANTEETTVEVVSFLRSWEPYLESIVGLEHSVDLVLDMEPAFISISERSLSKVLAGLVANACDAMPNGGRVRIRPVLMESSKLKRARARQGARHVCISVRDEGCGISPENQLRVFEPFFTTKDTKAGRGLGLSVVSNLLREHGAWIEFDSEEGRGSEFRIILENVEQLEAPVKEEPVAAPEAAKPEEAIGKSTTVLVVDDEPIIRFSIARLLEACGCEVRCAENGLNALEYLEDITQPCDVLLTDINMPLLGGIELANRAVYLREGLRIVVMSGYGAGVLDPKWVQEKDAAFLSKPFKIDELKAAVLHVGKATS